CCCTTTGCACCAGGGCTCCGTCCTGCTCCGGCAATTGCAGAAGCGCTCCGGGGTCGCTGTTGTTGTCACGGGCACGACGGGCCGTGAGGGGCACCAACTGGAGGCCGAGATAGGGATGGAGCACCTGGTCGCCGCGGCTGAGTTGGTCAGCTACGCCCTTGGCCAAGTTGATCGGAATTGCAAAGCCCAAACCGGCCCCTGGACCGGAGCGCACCAGGGTGTTGATACCCACCACCTCGCCGGCTGCATTGATCAGGGGGCCGCCGGAGTTGCCCGGATTGATCGCCGCATCGGTTTGGATCAAATCCAAGCGTTTATCTGCAAAACCGAGGCTGTGAATGTCGCGATGCAGGCTGCTGATGATGCCCAGGGTGACCGTGCGCTCGAGGCCATAGGGGCTGCCAAGGGCGATTGCCCAATCCCCCACCTCGAGGGCCTCTGAATCGCCCAGGGTGGCCGACTGCAATGGGTGGCCCTTCTCAATGCGCACCACCGCCAGATCGGTCACAGGATCTGCTCCCACCACGGCCCCATCCAGCTGGGCCCCATCGGAGAGGGTGATCTCCACGGTGTCGACCTTGTCGACCACGTGGGCGTTGGTTAGGACCAAACCCCCAGCAGCATCAATCACCACTCCCGATCCCTGGCCCCGTTCGCGCATGCTGCCGGCAGGATCACCAAGCAAATCGCGCAGGAAGGGATCGAGCATGGCCGGATCAAATGGCTGGCGAGCCACGTCCCGTTCGGTGTCAATTCGGACAACAGCGGGGCCCACCAATCGGGCCGCATCGGCCACGAAACTGTGGCTTGCCTCCGGAATCGGATCGGCCCAAGCCGCTGGCACCGGCGCCAAACCAACCAGACCCCAGCAGAGCGCCAGGACCACACACAACCAGTGGACAACTGCCATCAGCCAAGGCTAGGGGGCTAGGCCCCCTTAAGTTGGGCGGAAATCAGCGCACATGCGCAACAACCAACTTTTAGCGAGATACCCATGGCAGAGATACCTCCCGGTAGCCGGCAGCGCTGCAGCCTCTGCCAAGTTGAGATCCAGGGCATGGCAGGTGGCAACGACTTAGTGCACTTCAGCCAGGGGGGACCGGGCAGCCGCGCCAAGCTATGGGCGAGGGTTTGCCAGTACCTGAGCACTCCTGAGCAGAAATCCCAATGCATCAACCTTGATGCCAGCTTGAGGGGAACCGTGCAAAAAAGCGATTATTTCGCCGAGGCGCCAATGATCAACCTGCCCCCCACTCCCGGCGGCCCTGAGGATTAAGCGGCCCAGCCCTGTGGGCCCGAATAACCCATCCACTAAGGTGAATTGGTGCCCGGCGGGCATCCCTAAGAAATCCTGGTTTGATTACCGGGTCACTTTCCTAGGGCAGTTTCAAAAACTGCAGATGCCGGCGGGTGCCCAATCCCTGCCCACCTGCAGCTTTGACCACCCCGCCCACCACAGAGCTCGAAAAGCTGGCCCTGGAGGCCATGGCTGCATCGGGATTCGTGCTGCGCGGCATCCAGGTGCTCAGCCATCGCATTCCGATGACAGTGCAGGTACTGGTGCAGCGAGCCGATGGCGGCGACATCAGTCTCGACGAATGCGCCTCCATGAGTGCCCCCCTTGGTGAAGCCATCGAAGCGGCGAGCTTGCTGCTCGAGCCCTATGTTTTGGAGATCAGCAGCCCTGGCGTCAGCGACGAACTTCAGGACGATCGGGATTTTCGCAGTTTTCGCGGCTTCCCAATCGAAGTGGAATTCCGCGATGCCAAAGGCGAAACGGTCTGCAGCGAAGGGCTCCTGCTCGAGCGTGACGCCGATGCCTTGCACTTAAACCTGCGGGGCCGCATCAAGCGCATTCCGCGTCCAGATGTGATCAGTGTGCGTTTGGTAACTCCAACCACCTGATCTCCCAACCCAAGACCATTCCCCACCCCTGATCCATGGCCCTGGTTCTGCTCCCCGGTCTCAACAACCTGATCGAGGACATCAGCGAAGAGAAGAAACTGGCTCCAGCCGTGGTGGAGGCCGCCCTGCGCGAAGCGCTGCTGAAGGGCTATGAGCGCTACCGACGCACCCTTTACCTGGGCATCAGCGAAGACCCCTTCGAGGAGGACTACTTCTCCAACTTCGATGTTGGCCTCGAACTGGACGAGGAGGGCTATCGGGTGCTGGCCTCAAAAATCATTGTGGAAGAGGTGGAAAGCGAAGACCACCAGATATCCCTTGCCGAAGTCCAGCAGGTGGCCGAAGACGCCCAAATCGGCGACACGGTCGTCTTGGACGTAACTCCCGAGAAGGATGACTTTGGCCGCATGGCGGCCTCCACCACCAAGCAGGTGTTGGCCCAGAAGCTGCGCGATCAGCAGCGCCGCATGATCCAAGAGGAATTTGCGGACCTGGAAGATCCTGTGCTGACCGCCAGGGTCATTCGCTTTGAGCGCCAATCCATAATCATGGCCGTCAGTTCTGGCCTTGGCAGGCCAGAGGTGGAAGCGGAATTACCGCGCCGCGACCAATTGCCCAACGACAACTACCGGGCCAACGCCACCTTCAAGGTGTTCCTGAAGGAAGTCAGTGAGATTGCCCGGCGCGGCCCCCAGCTGTTCGTGAGCCGCTCCAACGCCGGCCTCGTTGTGTATTTGTTTGAAAACGAGGTGCCTGAAATCCAGGAGGGTTCCGTGCGCATCGTGGCCGTGGCCAGGGAAGCAAATCCGCCAAGCCGGTCAGTGGGCCCCCGCACCAAGGTGGCTGTAGACAGCGTCGAACGGGAGGTGGATCCGGTGGGGGCCTGCATCGGCGCCCGCGGTTCCCGAATCCAA
This genomic interval from Cyanobium sp. WAJ14-Wanaka contains the following:
- a CDS encoding trypsin-like peptidase domain-containing protein, which translates into the protein MAVVHWLCVVLALCWGLVGLAPVPAAWADPIPEASHSFVADAARLVGPAVVRIDTERDVARQPFDPAMLDPFLRDLLGDPAGSMRERGQGSGVVIDAAGGLVLTNAHVVDKVDTVEITLSDGAQLDGAVVGADPVTDLAVVRIEKGHPLQSATLGDSEALEVGDWAIALGSPYGLERTVTLGIISSLHRDIHSLGFADKRLDLIQTDAAINPGNSGGPLINAAGEVVGINTLVRSGPGAGLGFAIPINLAKGVADQLSRGDQVLHPYLGLQLVPLTARRARDNNSDPGALLQLPEQDGALVQRVLPDSPAERAGLRRGDLVVAVANKQVADPGALLQVVERSALDEPLPLKVIRGQQEIQLSIKPAAMPLAG
- a CDS encoding ribosome assembly cofactor RimP codes for the protein MTTPPTTELEKLALEAMAASGFVLRGIQVLSHRIPMTVQVLVQRADGGDISLDECASMSAPLGEAIEAASLLLEPYVLEISSPGVSDELQDDRDFRSFRGFPIEVEFRDAKGETVCSEGLLLERDADALHLNLRGRIKRIPRPDVISVRLVTPTT
- the nusA gene encoding transcription termination factor NusA, giving the protein MALVLLPGLNNLIEDISEEKKLAPAVVEAALREALLKGYERYRRTLYLGISEDPFEEDYFSNFDVGLELDEEGYRVLASKIIVEEVESEDHQISLAEVQQVAEDAQIGDTVVLDVTPEKDDFGRMAASTTKQVLAQKLRDQQRRMIQEEFADLEDPVLTARVIRFERQSIIMAVSSGLGRPEVEAELPRRDQLPNDNYRANATFKVFLKEVSEIARRGPQLFVSRSNAGLVVYLFENEVPEIQEGSVRIVAVAREANPPSRSVGPRTKVAVDSVEREVDPVGACIGARGSRIQQVVNELRGEKIDVIRWSPDPGQYIANSLSPARVEMVRLVDPQGQHAHVLVPPDQLSLAIGREGQNVRLAARLTGWKIDIKNASEYDQATEDSVVSELIAQRQEEEAQQAEVEARLEAEQALRAEEDARLRELYPLPEDDEEYAEAEYDYEEAPQEAAPEEAAPEEEAPEEEGAR